In the Chroococcidiopsis sp. SAG 2025 genome, one interval contains:
- a CDS encoding WecB/TagA/CpsF family glycosyltransferase, whose protein sequence is MKNTQQSTLNNRDLFSEQHQIQNQSFETLDLEFRVLKVYKKLDVIDSPVSALPFESQINLILEWATSKVSKFVCVANTHMLVEAYWHPEFATVLKDADLVTPDGMPLVWMLKLLGARTQNRVAGIDILLSLCKLAPLKNVSIFFLGSETPVLEKMRERLMCDFPNLKIAGMEPLPFRPLTRPEDEALIERIHHSGAGIVLVALGCPKQEYWMQQHQGKIRAVTIGLGGAFPVYAGDRKRAPHWLRFGGGEWLYRWLQEPLRLSRRYGQTIPVFTLLALKQILLCYLVKSQGS, encoded by the coding sequence ATGAAAAATACACAACAATCTACGCTAAATAATAGAGATTTATTTAGCGAACAACATCAAATTCAAAATCAATCCTTTGAGACTCTAGATTTAGAATTTAGAGTATTAAAAGTTTATAAAAAACTTGACGTGATCGATTCACCTGTTAGTGCTTTACCGTTTGAATCTCAAATCAACTTAATCTTAGAGTGGGCAACGAGTAAAGTTAGTAAATTTGTTTGTGTGGCTAACACTCATATGCTAGTAGAAGCTTACTGGCATCCAGAGTTTGCCACGGTTTTGAAGGATGCAGACCTTGTGACTCCTGATGGAATGCCTTTAGTCTGGATGTTGAAGTTGTTGGGAGCGCGTACCCAAAATCGTGTTGCAGGAATAGATATTCTTTTATCTTTATGTAAACTCGCTCCTTTGAAGAACGTGAGCATATTTTTCTTGGGTTCTGAAACACCAGTTTTAGAGAAAATGAGAGAGCGCTTGATGTGCGATTTCCCTAACTTAAAAATTGCTGGTATGGAGCCTTTGCCGTTTCGTCCGCTCACGCGCCCAGAAGATGAAGCTTTGATTGAAAGAATTCATCACAGTGGTGCTGGGATCGTTTTGGTAGCTTTAGGTTGCCCGAAACAGGAATATTGGATGCAGCAACATCAAGGTAAGATCCGAGCAGTAACGATCGGATTGGGGGGAGCATTTCCTGTTTATGCAGGAGATCGAAAAAGAGCGCCCCATTGGTTGCGTTTTGGTGGTGGCGAGTGGTTGTATCGGTGGCTGCAAGAACCACTGAGATTATCACGTCGATATGGTCAAACTATCCCAGTATTTACTTTGCTAGCTTTAAAGCAAATACTGTTGTGTTACTTAGTAAAATCTCAAGGTTCATGA
- a CDS encoding S-layer family protein encodes MLAQFAPSFLQSPIIASTAKSLKFADGTTFSASAEQTTPLLTVSIPLGLQFGDSAKSIHVQGNGQDVRTGSDKSNGRVVLDEPTVGLRVQPYKTLALVGGDINLSGGTLHTRGGQIELASVASPGLVKLDFTDRGWAFSFEDILSFGDIQLLGASVVDASGDGGGDIKVQGRRVSLRDGSEIEASTIGSRAAGTLNVIATEALEAIGVEANGRYPSGLFAISPRGGPTGDSGKINVETKRLTLLNGARITTDTRSSGLGGNLKVNALESVEVIGTSSVRNPAGDLWRSSLQVLSASDATGNAGNLTIETQRLIIREGGTVAAGTSGSRPRIGRQASSGQGGSLTVRAKEFVDVRGRDSKLTSGSGGASTAGNLTIETGELTLRDEAEVGVSGGGAGNAGDLIIKARSIHLDNKGKIVAETRSGNGGNITLQIADSLLLRRNSSISATAGTAQAGGDGGNINIDTTFFVALENSEIAANAFAGRGGNIKINVRGLFISPDSRISATSDRGIDGVVAIDDIDIDPSQGLVTLPVELVNASNQIVAGCATGGENQFVVTGRGGLPPNPRERLNAETVLTDWATLEPVAENRSTTIPSHVSEAERSYRSVNSAPTEIVEATQWAFNEKNEVILMAVSTNTMRSPALNCNGTYPAAEILLK; translated from the coding sequence ATTCTAGCTCAATTTGCTCCATCTTTCTTACAAAGTCCCATTATCGCTAGTACGGCAAAAAGCTTGAAATTTGCAGATGGTACGACTTTTAGTGCTAGTGCGGAGCAAACCACGCCTTTGCTAACTGTCAGCATTCCGCTTGGTTTGCAGTTTGGTGACAGTGCCAAAAGTATTCACGTGCAAGGAAATGGTCAGGATGTAAGGACAGGAAGCGATAAGTCTAATGGTCGTGTTGTACTCGATGAGCCAACTGTTGGTTTGCGCGTGCAGCCATATAAAACTTTAGCTTTAGTCGGTGGTGATATAAATTTATCGGGAGGAACGCTCCATACACGAGGGGGACAGATTGAGTTAGCCAGTGTTGCTAGCCCTGGTCTAGTCAAATTAGACTTTACAGATCGAGGCTGGGCTTTCAGCTTTGAGGACATTTTAAGCTTTGGAGATATCCAACTATTGGGTGCATCTGTAGTCGATGCTAGTGGTGATGGTGGCGGTGATATCAAAGTTCAGGGCAGACGAGTCAGTTTAAGGGATGGTTCTGAAATTGAAGCTAGTACCATTGGTTCGAGAGCAGCGGGTACTTTGAATGTGATTGCCACTGAAGCGTTGGAGGCGATCGGAGTAGAGGCGAATGGCAGGTATCCCAGCGGCTTATTCGCCATATCACCAAGAGGAGGACCTACAGGCGATAGCGGCAAGATAAACGTGGAGACCAAGCGGTTAACCTTACTAAATGGAGCGCGGATAACTACCGATACACGTTCTTCAGGGTTAGGAGGCAACTTGAAGGTAAATGCCTTGGAATCGGTAGAAGTGATTGGAACATCATCAGTACGAAACCCAGCAGGCGATCTATGGCGAAGCTCTTTGCAAGTTCTATCTGCTTCCGATGCAACAGGTAATGCTGGCAATTTAACTATAGAAACTCAAAGATTGATTATCAGAGAAGGAGGAACCGTAGCTGCTGGTACTAGTGGTTCTAGACCAAGGATAGGACGGCAAGCTAGCTCGGGACAAGGGGGCAGTTTGACAGTGAGAGCAAAGGAATTTGTTGACGTGCGTGGTAGGGATAGTAAATTAACATCTGGGTCTGGAGGTGCTAGCACTGCTGGAAACTTGACGATCGAAACTGGAGAGTTGACTCTTCGAGATGAGGCTGAAGTAGGTGTGAGTGGTGGAGGAGCAGGGAACGCGGGCGACTTAATTATCAAGGCTCGCTCTATCCATTTAGATAATAAAGGCAAGATTGTAGCTGAAACGCGATCGGGTAATGGTGGTAATATTACCTTGCAAATTGCAGACTCGCTCTTACTACGGCGCAACAGTTCTATTTCTGCTACCGCAGGTACGGCACAAGCTGGAGGGGACGGGGGCAATATCAATATCGACACGACGTTCTTTGTGGCGCTGGAAAACAGCGAGATCGCTGCCAATGCTTTTGCTGGTCGTGGTGGTAATATCAAGATTAATGTTCGAGGACTGTTTATCTCTCCCGACAGCCGTATTAGTGCGACAAGCGATCGCGGTATTGATGGCGTAGTGGCAATAGACGATATAGATATCGATCCCAGTCAAGGATTAGTGACATTACCAGTAGAATTAGTCAATGCTTCTAATCAGATTGTGGCTGGTTGTGCAACTGGCGGCGAGAATCAATTTGTCGTCACCGGACGCGGCGGCTTACCACCTAACCCGAGAGAACGACTCAACGCTGAGACAGTCCTAACTGATTGGGCAACGCTGGAACCTGTAGCCGAAAACCGCTCCACTACCATACCCAGTCACGTTAGCGAAGCTGAACGAAGTTATCGCAGCGTCAATTCTGCCCCAACTGAAATTGTCGAAGCTACTCAATGGGCATTCAACGAAAAAAATGAAGTTATATTGATGGCTGTATCTACAAATACAATGCGATCGCCTGCATTAAACTGTAACGGAACTTATCCTGCCGCAGAAATACTTCTAAAATAG
- the ileS gene encoding isoleucine--tRNA ligase, which produces MTEPGSYKDTVNLPKTKFDMRANATKREPEIQKFWADNQIYDRLSQQNSGEIFTLHDGPPYANGSLHIGHALNKILKDIINRYQLQQGRKVRCIHGWDCHGLPIELKVIQSMKPQERASLTPLELRHKARDFALKAMQEQCASLKRWGVVGDWENSYLTLKPKYEAAQIGVFGQMVLKGYIYRGFKPVYWSPSSKTALAEAELEYPEGHTSRSLYAAFPITHIEPSAFPKLKSFLPHLWVAIWTTTPWTIPANLAIAVNPELNYAVVEMSRKDAETQSTLSALATDTFTRHASMGGTPTTQSLLNGGNPRTEVSSPLRDQNPQYLIVAADLVERLSATLGAQLTVKTTLKGYELEHCKYRHPLCDRESPIVIGGDYVTTESGTGLVHTAPGHGQEDYQVGMRYNLPILSPVDADGNFTAEAGQFAKLNVLGEGNAAVVQALEQAGSLLKEEPYVHKYPYDWRTKKPVILRATEQWFASVEGFRDAALQEIAHVRWIPTQGENRITAMVAERSDWCISRQRSWGVPIPVFYDEETGEPLLNEETIARVQNIFAEKGSDAWWEMSVEELLPEKYRDNGRKYRKGMDTMDVWFDSGSSWAAVLQQRQELSYPADLYLEGSDQHRGWFQSSLLTSVATNGHAPYKTVLTHGYTVDEQGRKMSKSLGNGVDPAVVIDGGKNQKEEPPYGADVLRLWVSSVDYSADVPISKNILKQLADARNKIRNTARFLLGNLHDFDPSRDAVPYEQLPDLDRYMLHRMTEVFTEVTQAFDKYQFFRFFQTVQNFCVVDLSSFYLDIAKDRLYISAANSFRRRSCQTVLQIALENLAKAIAPVLCHMAEDIWQYLPYPKSHESVFESGWVKLEDKWDNPQLAESWVQLRQLRTEVNKVLEQARTEKAIGSSLEAKVLLYVADANLRQRLQFLNPSTDAQPSTHSNGVDELRYLFITSGVELIDTPATLTELKYNFQSDALGIGVAKADGKKCDRCWNYSVHVGESTEHPLLCERCIPALAGEF; this is translated from the coding sequence GTGACAGAACCAGGAAGTTACAAAGACACCGTAAACTTGCCCAAGACAAAATTTGACATGCGGGCAAACGCCACCAAGCGCGAGCCAGAGATCCAAAAGTTTTGGGCGGATAATCAAATTTACGATCGCCTGTCACAGCAAAATTCTGGCGAGATTTTCACTTTACACGACGGACCCCCCTACGCCAACGGTTCGTTACACATCGGTCATGCCCTGAATAAAATCCTCAAAGACATTATCAATCGCTATCAACTCCAACAAGGGCGTAAAGTTCGCTGCATTCATGGTTGGGACTGTCACGGATTGCCCATCGAACTCAAAGTCATCCAAAGCATGAAGCCACAGGAACGCGCCTCGCTCACACCTTTGGAACTGCGCCACAAAGCACGAGACTTTGCTCTCAAAGCAATGCAAGAACAATGCGCCAGTCTCAAACGTTGGGGTGTTGTCGGCGATTGGGAAAACTCCTATTTGACTCTCAAACCAAAATATGAAGCTGCCCAAATCGGCGTATTCGGGCAAATGGTTTTGAAAGGCTACATCTATCGTGGCTTCAAACCCGTTTACTGGAGTCCTAGCTCGAAAACCGCCCTAGCTGAAGCAGAATTAGAGTATCCCGAAGGACACACTTCTCGCAGTCTCTATGCGGCTTTCCCAATAACTCACATCGAGCCATCCGCTTTTCCCAAACTCAAATCCTTCCTCCCCCATCTCTGGGTAGCCATCTGGACGACAACCCCGTGGACAATTCCAGCCAACTTAGCAATTGCGGTTAATCCTGAATTAAATTATGCGGTGGTGGAAATGTCACGCAAAGACGCGGAGACGCAAAGCACCCTTAGCGCCTTAGCTACGGACACTTTCACGCGACATGCTTCAATGGGGGGAACCCCCACAACGCAGTCGCTCCTCAACGGGGGGAACCCCCGCACGGAAGTGTCCTCGCCTTTGCGTGACCAAAATCCACAATACCTCATTGTTGCGGCGGATTTAGTGGAGAGATTATCTGCAACACTTGGCGCTCAACTAACTGTCAAAACCACACTTAAAGGCTACGAACTAGAACACTGCAAGTATCGCCATCCATTGTGCGATCGCGAAAGTCCGATTGTTATTGGTGGCGATTACGTGACGACAGAATCCGGTACGGGACTCGTCCACACTGCACCAGGACACGGACAAGAAGACTATCAAGTGGGGATGCGCTATAATTTGCCGATCCTCTCTCCCGTCGATGCTGATGGTAACTTTACCGCAGAAGCGGGACAATTTGCCAAGCTCAACGTATTAGGGGAAGGTAACGCCGCAGTCGTTCAAGCTTTAGAACAAGCTGGTTCGTTGCTGAAGGAAGAACCGTACGTCCACAAGTATCCCTACGATTGGCGGACGAAAAAACCCGTAATTTTGCGGGCAACCGAGCAATGGTTTGCGTCGGTAGAAGGATTTCGAGATGCAGCTCTGCAAGAAATCGCCCATGTCCGGTGGATTCCCACTCAAGGAGAAAACCGCATCACCGCAATGGTAGCCGAGCGTTCTGACTGGTGTATCTCCCGCCAGCGCAGTTGGGGCGTACCAATTCCTGTCTTCTACGATGAAGAAACTGGAGAACCGCTACTGAATGAAGAGACGATCGCTCGCGTCCAAAATATCTTTGCCGAAAAAGGCTCGGATGCTTGGTGGGAAATGTCGGTAGAAGAGTTGCTCCCAGAAAAGTATCGCGATAACGGGCGAAAATACCGTAAAGGTATGGATACGATGGATGTTTGGTTTGATTCTGGTTCCTCTTGGGCGGCTGTCCTTCAACAGCGGCAAGAATTATCTTATCCAGCCGATCTTTACCTGGAAGGATCGGATCAGCATCGCGGTTGGTTCCAGTCTAGTTTGCTCACGAGCGTTGCGACCAACGGTCACGCACCTTACAAAACTGTTTTGACTCACGGCTATACCGTAGACGAACAGGGGCGCAAGATGAGCAAGTCTTTGGGCAATGGAGTCGATCCGGCGGTAGTTATTGACGGAGGTAAGAATCAAAAAGAAGAACCACCCTACGGTGCAGATGTGTTGCGGTTGTGGGTGTCTTCGGTAGATTATTCCGCCGACGTGCCGATCAGTAAAAATATCTTAAAGCAGCTAGCAGATGCGAGAAATAAAATTCGCAACACGGCTCGTTTCTTACTAGGAAATCTGCACGATTTCGATCCCAGTCGGGATGCAGTCCCGTACGAGCAGTTACCAGACCTAGATCGCTACATGCTGCACCGGATGACGGAAGTATTTACTGAGGTAACTCAAGCTTTTGATAAATATCAATTCTTCCGTTTTTTTCAAACCGTGCAGAATTTCTGCGTTGTCGATTTATCTAGTTTCTATTTAGATATTGCTAAGGATCGGTTGTATATCAGTGCCGCTAATTCGTTTCGCCGTCGCAGCTGTCAAACAGTGTTGCAGATTGCCCTAGAAAACTTAGCCAAAGCAATCGCCCCTGTATTGTGTCACATGGCAGAGGATATCTGGCAATATCTCCCCTACCCCAAATCGCATGAATCTGTATTTGAATCTGGCTGGGTGAAGTTAGAGGACAAATGGGACAATCCACAATTGGCAGAATCTTGGGTTCAGTTGCGCCAACTCCGCACCGAAGTGAATAAGGTGTTAGAACAAGCACGTACCGAAAAGGCGATCGGTTCTTCTCTCGAAGCAAAGGTACTGTTATATGTTGCCGATGCTAATTTGCGACAACGCCTGCAATTTTTAAACCCCAGTACGGACGCACAGCCATCTACTCATTCCAACGGTGTTGATGAGTTACGCTATTTATTCATCACTTCTGGGGTAGAATTGATTGATACTCCCGCAACCCTAACAGAATTGAAATATAATTTCCAATCTGATGCTTTGGGAATTGGAGTCGCTAAGGCTGACGGAAAAAAATGCGATCGCTGTTGGAATTATTCCGTGCATGTAGGTGAATCTACAGAACACCCCCTCCTATGCGAGCGCTGTATCCCCGCTCTCGCTGGAGAATTTTAA